Proteins encoded within one genomic window of Brachybacterium sp. P6-10-X1:
- a CDS encoding cytochrome c biogenesis protein ResB: MREKDDGPETAPDRTDQTLDHDPNDPNDPNHRRGPRDAGGPTGTDRGTDIAADAWSSKRDKDAPRPPRRGANAPALGLRGTLRFLWRQLTSMQTALILLMLLAIAAVPGSLYPQRSVNPSLTQEFLDENGRWGEILDTLGFFDVFSSPWFSAIYLLLFISLIGCIVPRVGVHLRQLRAQPPRTPSRLTRFTGYTRLELPGADADSLLEAAHRSLRRSRYRTVVREEKRSRSVSAERGLLRESGNLLFHIALVGVLICVAGGQLTSYRGQITVVEGEGFSNSLTQYDSFESGAWFDSSAMPPFQFTLEDFRAEYVLEGADESRVGQPLSFEADIAVTTPGEEHEKRTLQVNKPLHVDGSSMYLLGNGYAPEVTVTDPEGTVVAEGPVITVPMGDTGYTSQLVIKAPDAQPKQTAVVGFFLPTGQIDEQGPHSIYPDLMNPMLALTVYHGDLGLDAGIPQNAYEVDVSSLDQVTGEDGSPMLIKLTPGQRFELPDGSEITFDGVRRYAAFDVAHDPFERWVLVSALTAAGGLILSLFVPRRRLWVRVARTDGTGGARGTDGTVVLEVAGLARSDDPALADDVSALAQKLAAEQDGPRPSEKTGPEAATYPPPEGSAQ; this comes from the coding sequence ATGCGCGAGAAGGACGACGGGCCCGAGACGGCCCCGGACAGGACGGATCAGACCCTGGACCACGACCCGAACGACCCGAACGACCCGAACCACCGCCGCGGACCCCGCGATGCCGGCGGCCCGACCGGCACCGACCGCGGCACGGACATCGCCGCCGACGCCTGGAGCAGCAAGCGCGACAAGGACGCCCCCCGCCCGCCGCGGCGCGGTGCGAACGCCCCCGCGCTCGGCCTGCGGGGCACGCTGCGCTTCCTGTGGCGCCAGCTGACCAGCATGCAGACCGCCCTGATCCTGCTGATGCTGCTCGCCATCGCCGCCGTGCCGGGCTCGTTGTACCCGCAGCGCAGCGTGAACCCCTCGCTGACGCAGGAGTTCCTCGACGAGAACGGCCGCTGGGGCGAGATCCTCGACACCTTGGGCTTCTTCGACGTGTTCTCCTCGCCGTGGTTCTCGGCGATCTACCTGCTGCTGTTCATCTCGCTGATCGGCTGCATCGTGCCGCGAGTGGGGGTGCACCTGCGCCAGCTGCGGGCCCAGCCGCCCCGCACGCCCTCGCGGTTGACCCGCTTCACCGGGTACACCCGCCTCGAGCTGCCGGGGGCGGACGCCGACAGCCTGCTGGAGGCGGCGCACCGCTCCCTGCGACGTTCGCGCTACCGCACCGTCGTGCGCGAGGAGAAGCGCTCGCGCTCGGTCAGCGCCGAGCGGGGGCTGCTGCGCGAGAGCGGCAACCTGCTGTTCCACATCGCGCTCGTCGGCGTGCTGATCTGCGTGGCCGGCGGCCAGCTGACCAGCTACCGCGGGCAGATCACCGTGGTCGAGGGCGAGGGCTTCTCCAACTCCCTGACCCAGTACGACTCCTTCGAGTCCGGCGCCTGGTTCGACTCCTCCGCCATGCCCCCGTTCCAGTTCACCCTGGAGGACTTCCGCGCCGAGTACGTGCTCGAGGGCGCCGACGAGTCCCGCGTGGGCCAGCCGCTGTCCTTCGAGGCCGATATCGCGGTGACCACCCCGGGCGAGGAACACGAGAAGCGCACCCTGCAGGTCAACAAGCCCTTGCACGTCGACGGCAGCTCCATGTACCTGCTCGGCAACGGCTACGCCCCCGAGGTGACCGTGACCGACCCCGAGGGCACCGTGGTGGCCGAGGGGCCCGTGATCACGGTGCCGATGGGAGACACCGGATACACCTCCCAGCTGGTGATCAAGGCGCCCGACGCGCAGCCGAAGCAGACGGCCGTCGTCGGCTTCTTCCTGCCCACCGGGCAGATCGACGAGCAGGGCCCGCACTCGATCTATCCCGATCTGATGAACCCGATGCTGGCGCTGACCGTCTACCACGGCGACCTGGGTCTGGACGCGGGAATCCCGCAGAACGCCTACGAGGTCGACGTCAGCTCTCTCGACCAGGTCACGGGCGAGGACGGCTCGCCCATGCTGATCAAGCTCACCCCGGGCCAGCGCTTCGAGCTGCCCGACGGCTCCGAGATCACCTTCGACGGCGTCCGCCGCTACGCGGCCTTCGACGTCGCCCACGATCCGTTCGAGCGCTGGGTGCTGGTCAGCGCCCTGACCGCCGCGGGTGGACTGATCCTGTCGCTGTTCGTGCCGCGTCGCCGCCTCTGGGTGCGCGTCGCCCGGACCGACGGCACCGGCGGCGCCCGTGGCACCGACGGCACGGTCGTGCTGGAAGTCGCCGGGCTCGCCCGCAGCGACGATCCCGCGCTGGCCGATGACGTGAGCGCTCTGGCGCAGAAGCTCGCCGCGGAGCAGGATGGGCCCCGGCCCTCCGAGAAGACGGGGCCGGAAGCGGCCACCTATCCACCCCCCGAAGGAAGTGCACAGTGA
- a CDS encoding cytochrome c biogenesis CcdA family protein has protein sequence MITAEVGDAFQATALSGSLLLAVAVAAAAGLVAFLSPCVLPVVPGYLGYVSGLAGQGAVGTGGAGRVGGGGRRRAAPSGGRAGSGRMLAGSILFVAGFAVVFMILGGFAGALGYLLQAYSVWINRIAGAIVLLMGLVFLGVFPGLGSNRLVTSKKPDAGLLGAPLMGLVFGLSWTPCIGPTYAAIVALSLDGGGDGAALRGGILALAYSLGLGIPFVLFALLFDRALGLSKKLARHRRTIGLLSGALLIAIGVLLMTGVWAAWMSELQGLVATFEPVV, from the coding sequence ATGATCACTGCCGAGGTCGGAGACGCCTTCCAGGCCACCGCGCTGTCCGGCTCCCTGCTGCTGGCGGTGGCCGTCGCCGCCGCGGCCGGTCTGGTCGCCTTCCTGTCCCCGTGCGTGCTGCCGGTGGTGCCCGGGTATCTCGGCTACGTCTCCGGCCTCGCCGGGCAGGGCGCCGTCGGCACCGGCGGGGCCGGCCGGGTCGGCGGCGGGGGCCGCCGCCGAGCTGCTCCCTCGGGCGGCCGCGCCGGGAGCGGCCGCATGCTTGCCGGCAGCATCCTGTTCGTCGCCGGCTTCGCCGTGGTGTTCATGATCCTCGGCGGCTTCGCCGGAGCGCTCGGCTACCTGCTGCAGGCCTACAGCGTGTGGATCAACCGCATCGCCGGGGCGATCGTGCTGCTGATGGGTCTCGTGTTCCTGGGGGTGTTCCCCGGGCTCGGGTCGAACCGTCTCGTGACCAGCAAGAAGCCCGACGCAGGGCTCCTCGGTGCCCCGTTGATGGGGCTCGTGTTCGGTCTCAGCTGGACCCCGTGCATCGGCCCCACCTATGCCGCGATCGTCGCCCTGTCCCTGGACGGCGGGGGAGATGGCGCGGCACTGCGCGGCGGGATCCTGGCCCTGGCCTACTCGCTCGGCCTCGGCATCCCCTTCGTGCTGTTCGCGCTGCTGTTCGACCGGGCCCTGGGCCTGTCCAAGAAGCTCGCGCGGCACCGACGCACCATCGGCCTGCTCTCCGGGGCGCTGCTGATCGCGATCGGCGTGCTGCTGATGACCGGTGTGTGGGCGGCCTGGATGAGCGAGCTGCAAGGGCTTGTCGCGACCTTCGAGCCGGTGGTGTGA
- a CDS encoding TlpA disulfide reductase family protein, whose translation MSAQSRPPRPSRRGLLGAAGAASTALLLAACGADTSGRYESGYVSGDGVTTEIAPAERDEPLEFSGETFDGEDFSSADHRGELLVVNVWYASCPPCRKEAPDLQAIHEEYADQGVSFVGINVRDSAGPAKAFEESYGITYPSLPDRDAEIMYELRGQVAPNAVPSTLVLDREGRVAARISGGIDPSTLRSMIDKVLDE comes from the coding sequence GTGAGCGCGCAGTCCCGTCCGCCACGGCCCAGCCGCCGCGGCCTGCTCGGCGCCGCCGGCGCGGCGTCCACGGCGCTGCTGCTCGCCGCCTGCGGAGCCGACACCAGCGGCCGCTACGAGTCCGGATATGTCTCCGGCGACGGCGTGACCACCGAGATCGCTCCCGCGGAGCGCGATGAGCCGCTCGAGTTCTCCGGCGAGACCTTCGACGGCGAGGACTTCTCCTCCGCAGATCATCGCGGGGAGCTGCTCGTGGTCAACGTCTGGTACGCCTCCTGCCCGCCCTGCCGCAAGGAGGCTCCCGACCTGCAGGCCATCCACGAGGAGTACGCCGACCAGGGAGTCTCCTTCGTCGGCATCAACGTGCGCGACAGCGCCGGGCCCGCGAAGGCCTTCGAGGAGAGCTACGGGATCACCTACCCCTCGTTGCCCGACCGGGACGCGGAGATCATGTACGAGCTGCGGGGCCAGGTCGCCCCGAACGCCGTCCCCTCCACGCTGGTGCTGGACCGCGAGGGCCGCGTCGCCGCCCGCATCTCCGGCGGCATCGATCCCTCGACGCTGCGCTCCATGATCGACAAGGTGCTGGACGAATGA
- a CDS encoding histidine phosphatase family protein, with product MTTTAVHLVRHGEVHNPERLLYGRLPGYRLSDRGQQMAQRVADHLVGSDVALVRSSPMLRAQQTAAPIAAAHGLDVTTDQRITESGNHFEGQRMGYGTAKLSDPRNWRWFLNPLRPSWGEPYREQVARVTAAIHDARAAAEGHDAVLVLHQLPIWVTRRSAEGKPLCHDPRRRRCGLCSVTSLRFVGPHLADVSYAEPAAELYAGAVDATGGQLT from the coding sequence GTGACCACCACCGCCGTCCACCTCGTCCGCCATGGCGAGGTGCACAACCCCGAGCGCCTGCTGTACGGACGCTTGCCCGGGTACCGCCTGAGCGACCGCGGGCAGCAGATGGCCCAGCGGGTCGCCGACCACCTCGTCGGCTCCGACGTCGCCCTCGTGCGCTCCTCCCCGATGCTGCGCGCCCAGCAGACCGCCGCGCCGATCGCCGCCGCCCACGGGCTCGACGTCACCACGGACCAGCGGATCACCGAATCGGGCAACCACTTCGAGGGGCAGCGCATGGGGTACGGCACGGCGAAGCTCAGCGATCCCCGCAACTGGCGCTGGTTCCTGAACCCGCTGCGGCCCTCCTGGGGCGAGCCGTACCGCGAGCAGGTCGCCCGGGTGACCGCCGCGATCCACGACGCCCGCGCCGCGGCCGAGGGGCACGACGCGGTGCTGGTGCTGCACCAGCTCCCGATCTGGGTGACCCGCCGCAGCGCCGAGGGCAAGCCGCTGTGCCACGACCCGCGCCGCCGCCGGTGCGGACTGTGCTCGGTGACCAGCCTGCGCTTCGTCGGCCCCCATCTGGCCGACGTCTCCTATGCGGAACCCGCGGCCGAGCTGTACGCCGGAGCGGTCGACGCCACCGGAGGACAGCTGACGTGA
- a CDS encoding MarR family winged helix-turn-helix transcriptional regulator, which yields MDTTQPHDTDRASRPEDLWLTRTEQTAWRSFLYATTLLTDRFTEALQADPEIDLTLGEYEILVRLSEADQQFLRMSELADRVVHSRSRLTHTVSRMEKRGLVERVRCSDDGRGRQAQLTDAGVALLTKAAPTHVRSVRELLLDVVGHDDFLELGRILGRAIPEDAPIGIGSPAPHVPAASQD from the coding sequence ATGGACACCACCCAGCCCCACGATACGGACCGGGCCTCGCGGCCCGAGGATCTCTGGCTGACCCGCACGGAACAGACGGCCTGGCGCAGCTTCCTGTACGCGACCACGCTGCTGACCGACCGTTTCACGGAGGCGCTCCAGGCCGACCCGGAGATCGACCTGACCCTCGGCGAGTACGAGATCCTGGTGCGGCTGTCCGAGGCTGACCAGCAGTTCCTGCGGATGTCGGAACTCGCCGACCGGGTGGTCCACTCCCGCTCGCGCCTGACCCACACCGTCTCCCGCATGGAGAAGCGCGGGCTGGTCGAGCGGGTGCGCTGCTCGGACGACGGTCGCGGACGCCAGGCGCAGCTGACGGATGCGGGCGTCGCCCTGCTGACGAAGGCGGCACCGACCCATGTGCGCTCCGTGCGCGAGCTGCTGCTGGACGTCGTCGGCCACGACGACTTCCTCGAGCTGGGGCGGATCCTGGGCCGCGCCATCCCGGAGGACGCGCCGATCGGGATCGGGAGTCCGGCTCCTCACGTCCCGGCCGCCTCCCAGGACTGA
- a CDS encoding YceI family protein produces the protein MNDLTPGTWTLDPAHTSASFTVRHAGISKARGQFTDVEGSLEVGDGGQNLAFNTTLKTASINTSQEDRDNHLRSGDFFDVENFPEITFTSTKVEGDTLVGDLTIRDITKPVTLDFAYEGAATDPFGIYRAGFTGETKISRKEFGLTWNAALEAGGVLVADEVKISVEAEFTAPTAA, from the coding sequence ATGAACGATCTCACTCCCGGCACCTGGACCCTCGACCCGGCCCACACCTCTGCGAGCTTCACGGTGCGCCACGCGGGCATCTCCAAGGCCCGCGGCCAGTTCACCGACGTCGAGGGCTCCCTCGAGGTCGGCGACGGCGGCCAGAACCTCGCCTTCAACACGACGCTGAAGACCGCCTCGATCAACACCTCCCAGGAGGATCGCGACAACCACCTGCGCAGCGGCGACTTCTTCGACGTCGAGAACTTCCCGGAGATCACCTTCACCTCCACCAAGGTCGAGGGCGACACCCTCGTCGGCGACCTGACCATCCGCGACATCACCAAGCCGGTCACGCTGGACTTCGCCTACGAGGGCGCTGCGACCGATCCCTTCGGCATCTACCGCGCGGGCTTCACGGGCGAGACCAAGATCTCCCGCAAGGAGTTCGGCCTGACCTGGAACGCCGCCCTCGAGGCCGGTGGCGTGCTGGTGGCCGACGAGGTCAAGATCTCGGTCGAGGCCGAGTTCACGGCGCCGACCGCCGCCTGA
- a CDS encoding glutaredoxin family protein, producing the protein MTTPRIPAPTDPDARILYLTREGCHLCEEALPVVRSEADRAGTSVEVQDIDADETLRTDWDHDVPVIIVDGAVHARYRVDAEQLRGALAKRSWWRRLTGRA; encoded by the coding sequence ATGACCACCCCCCGCATTCCCGCTCCCACCGACCCGGACGCCCGGATCCTGTACCTCACCCGGGAAGGCTGCCACCTGTGCGAGGAGGCTCTGCCCGTGGTCCGGTCCGAGGCGGACCGGGCGGGCACCAGCGTCGAGGTGCAGGACATCGACGCCGACGAGACGCTGCGCACGGACTGGGATCACGACGTGCCGGTGATCATCGTGGACGGCGCGGTCCACGCCCGGTACCGGGTCGACGCCGAGCAGCTGCGCGGAGCGCTGGCGAAGCGCTCGTGGTGGAGGCGCCTGACCGGTCGCGCCTGA
- a CDS encoding 30S ribosomal protein bS22 translates to MGSVVKKRRKRMSKKKHRKLLRRTRHQRRNKK, encoded by the coding sequence ATGGGTTCTGTCGTCAAGAAGCGACGCAAGCGCATGTCCAAGAAGAAGCACCGCAAGCTGCTCCGCCGCACCCGTCACCAGCGCCGCAACAAGAAGTGA
- a CDS encoding dynamin family protein, which translates to MSPLLNRSAPAPAPLAQRIDALARAADALEGIATGDEVDLVRETLSRIDRRRALSAEHTVIGLFGATGSGKSSLLNALAGVDISRAAVRRPTTSAPVAAVLGAAESDPLLDWLEVEDRHHLDGTGAALETAAAPGRRGRRARRKDPEATPGIVLLDLPDLDSVEAGNRAIADRMTGLVDVLVWVTDPQKYADAVLHQEFVRPFAGHDAVTVLVLNQLDRLREPEREDVLDSLTSIAYHDGLEEALVVGTSASTGEGVADLREHLVGLARSREATAARQRADVREAAERLQQAADPEGLPAGAATEEVDRLVEDLAAAARIDPVARAVGASYRFRAAGRVGWPVLRWARQLRPDPLRRLGIGTERDGEGLERTSLPEPDAAARARASGGVRRFADAASAGGSDPWRAAVRGAARAREDELPDALDQAVAGADLRARGSSWWWPVLDVLQWVAMLAWVVGLGWLTLNVVLVVLQAPPPPMPMIEELWIPIPLPTALLVLGIAAGILIGAAGGGLAALTAIGHRRRARRVLRDRVQEVARSHVVEGVDAELARAHEAARDLARAHGDPSGTPV; encoded by the coding sequence ATGAGCCCCCTGCTGAACCGCTCCGCCCCCGCGCCGGCGCCGCTGGCCCAGCGCATCGACGCCCTGGCCCGGGCCGCCGACGCCCTCGAGGGCATCGCCACCGGCGATGAGGTGGATCTGGTCCGGGAGACGCTCTCGCGGATCGACCGCCGCCGAGCCCTCTCGGCCGAGCACACCGTGATCGGTCTGTTCGGCGCCACCGGGTCCGGGAAGTCCTCCCTCCTCAACGCCCTGGCCGGCGTCGACATCTCCCGGGCCGCGGTGCGTCGGCCCACCACCTCGGCACCGGTCGCGGCAGTGCTCGGCGCCGCGGAGAGCGACCCGCTGCTGGACTGGCTCGAGGTCGAGGACCGCCACCACCTCGACGGCACCGGCGCCGCGCTCGAGACCGCGGCCGCACCGGGACGCCGCGGCCGACGCGCACGGCGCAAGGACCCCGAGGCCACCCCCGGCATCGTGCTGCTGGACCTGCCGGATCTCGACTCGGTGGAAGCCGGCAACCGCGCCATCGCCGACCGCATGACCGGGCTGGTCGACGTGCTGGTGTGGGTGACCGATCCGCAGAAGTACGCCGATGCCGTCCTGCACCAGGAGTTCGTGCGCCCCTTCGCCGGTCATGACGCGGTCACCGTGCTGGTCCTGAACCAGCTCGACCGGCTGCGCGAGCCGGAGCGCGAGGACGTGCTGGACTCGCTGACATCGATCGCGTACCACGACGGCCTCGAGGAGGCCCTCGTCGTCGGGACCTCGGCGAGCACGGGGGAGGGCGTCGCGGACCTGCGGGAGCACCTCGTCGGACTCGCCCGCAGCCGCGAGGCCACCGCGGCACGCCAGCGAGCCGATGTGCGCGAGGCGGCGGAGCGACTGCAGCAGGCGGCCGATCCGGAAGGACTTCCCGCCGGCGCTGCGACGGAGGAGGTCGATCGTCTGGTCGAGGACCTCGCCGCCGCCGCCCGCATCGATCCGGTCGCCCGGGCGGTCGGAGCCTCCTACCGGTTCCGGGCCGCCGGACGTGTGGGATGGCCGGTGCTGCGCTGGGCCCGACAGCTGCGACCGGACCCGCTGCGGCGGCTGGGCATCGGCACGGAGCGCGACGGCGAGGGGCTGGAGCGCACCTCCTTGCCGGAGCCCGACGCGGCCGCTCGGGCCCGTGCCTCGGGCGGGGTGCGCCGATTCGCCGATGCGGCCTCGGCGGGCGGCAGCGACCCGTGGCGGGCGGCGGTGCGCGGTGCCGCCCGCGCCCGGGAGGACGAGCTGCCCGATGCGCTCGACCAAGCGGTCGCCGGGGCGGATCTGCGGGCTCGCGGCTCCTCGTGGTGGTGGCCGGTCCTCGATGTGCTGCAGTGGGTGGCGATGCTCGCCTGGGTGGTCGGTCTGGGCTGGTTGACGCTCAACGTCGTCCTGGTCGTCCTCCAGGCCCCGCCGCCGCCGATGCCGATGATCGAGGAGCTGTGGATCCCGATCCCGCTGCCCACCGCGCTGCTGGTGCTGGGCATCGCCGCCGGCATCCTGATCGGTGCGGCGGGCGGCGGGCTCGCGGCGCTGACCGCCATCGGCCATCGCCGACGGGCCCGCCGCGTGCTGCGGGACCGGGTCCAGGAGGTCGCCCGCAGCCACGTGGTCGAAGGGGTCGACGCGGAGCTCGCCCGCGCTCACGAGGCTGCGAGGGATCTCGCACGTGCGCACGGTGATCCCTCCGGGACGCCCGTGTAG